The DNA sequence TGCGCGATTTGCTCCTCGAGCGGTTGATCGGTGAAGGTCGTCATGCCGTGCGCGCCTTCATCCAGATACCCCGCAGGGTACCGTCCACGGCCTTCCACTGCTGGCGCTGGGCTGCGAGCTGCGCCCGGCCTTCTTTCGTGATCCGGTAGTACTTGCGCCTGCGGCCATTCTCGGCCGCGGACCACTTCGCCGCGACATAACCTTGGCGCTCAAGCCGGTGCAGCACGGGATAAAGCATGCCGTCGGTCCACTGTAGGCGCCCGCCTGACAACTCGGCCACTCGCTTGATGATGGCGTAGCCGTAACTGTCGCCTTCGGCAAGGATGGCGAGCACGAGCGGCGTGGCGGAAGCAGCAACTAGGTCCTTATTCACGTCCATACGTAGAAGTAATATACATTGTGGTTCTATGTATGTCAAGCCTCAGGCAAAGAACCTCGATTGAGGGAAGCAGGTCGGCAGGTAGTTGGTTGGACAACCATGCTGCAGTGGAGCCGACAGCGCCAGCGCGATCTCCAGCTCCAGGAGCTCGCATGCGCAGAAGGATGCCAACAAGGAGGAGAAAAAAGATCGGCCCTGCTACGCCAAGTCTAGGCCGATCCCTGGGCCGGGCCCGGCACGATGGGGTGAGAGTCGTTCTGGGACTGCAGCACGAACGGATTCATCTGCGCGGCTGAGACTTCGACGCCAAATAAGGTGGATGACCTGCGCGAACCAGGAGGTGGGCCAAAGTGCAGTTAGGAATCTATAATCGGCTGAGGCCGTCGTAGGAACCTGGACTTCACCGACCGGGAAGGCCGGAGGGTTTTCACTCCAATGAAAAACGAAGACGACGATATCCGGAATGTCGATCCTGGCGCTCTCTCAACCGATTTCGTCTTCGACACCGAGGCCGAGGTCGCTTGTCCCTACTGCGGCGAAAGAGTCTTGTTAGGCCTGGATCCGGGCGGCGGTACGACGCAGGAGTACGTGGAAGATTGCCAAGTCTGCTGCCGGCCTTGGCGCGTTCGGGTGAGCTACGGCGAGACTGGGGCTGCCGAGGTGCGGGTCGAACAGGCGCAGTGACCTGCCAGCAACAAAATCTACGGACCTTACCCCCCACTTCTTGTTGATTCGGCACGTGAGAGTCCTGCCCCGGTAAATGTCGTCTTGGCCGAGTGTACCTACTATGGCCAAGATGAGAGGCATGCAAAAGAATCGATGATCCGGCATGAGCCGACGACCGAAGAACGGCGATATCAACCGCCAGATCGGGGAATCGGTTCACGGGAACGGGCAGCGGGACGAGAGTATTTGACTCGCCGAGGTTGTGGGCGGGATAGCCGGGCGGTCGCGCGCGTCCGGGACTGAGGCGTTCGGGTCGGGCCGGGATCACAAGCGATCGACGGCGAAGGTTCGCTCCCCGGCCGAGGGATCGTCCCTCAGATTGAAATGGATCACTCCCATGTCGCGGCCGTCTTCGAGCTCGATTTCCACGCGCCACCGGCCGGGCCGGTAGTTCTTCTTGGTCGCAAAGGCGCGAAAGCCCTCGCCCCGGCCGCCGGTGACGGTGAGCGGCGTCCGCCCCTGTTCCAGCCACTTGCCGTTCGGCCCCTCGAGCCACCAGTGCATGAAGACGACGTCTCGGAACCTGTTGGGCGCGAAGATGCGCGCGAAACAGTAAACGAGGTCACCCGGCCGGGCCGCGAAGTCCTGGTCGCCGTGGTGCCACACCTTCCACCACGGGCGCAGATGCTTGAGCTGGTAGGTCCTGCCCGCCGGTGCGCGTCCGGCGAGGGTCGCCGCCTGTGACGGTGCGGCCTCGGCCGCGCGGCCCGGCGGGACGATCTCGTGGTAGATGCCGATGTACTGTACCGACAGCGGGACGGGCGGGATGGCTCCCGCGAAGTAGGCCACGACTAGGAGCGCCTGCATTCCGACAGCGGGGGCCGCCACTCTCCGCAACACCGATCTCGAGTCACCGGTCCAGCGGATCAGCAGTCGCACCAGCCAGGTGCCGGCCGCGCAGGAGAGGGCCACCGACGCCACGAACAGCCACTTGCTGAGGAAGCCCGAAAGGATCGGCAGGAGCAGGGCGCAATAGGAGGTTGCGCAGAGGCTGAGCAGCGCGAAACGGATGATCGGTCCGCGCTTGCGAAAACCGGGCAGCTCGTTGGCGACGAGCAGGGCGCAAATGAACGACAGGAAGAGGAGGGACGATATCTCGGAGGTGCTCTTGAGATAGAAGAGCGTGAATGAGCTCAACAGACTGCCGAAGAGAAAGTGGATGACGTCCTCGGAGAAGCGCCACGCCTTCTCCAGCATGGGCGGTGGAGAGGCGACTCCCGCCCGGTAGCGCTCATCCAGAAGCATCAGCCATGCCAGCACGACGAGATACAGCCCCTGCTGGACGAGCGTGAAGAGGTCATCGATGCGGGAGAGCGTGAGGATGTCGAAGAGGAAGCCGGCGGCGAAGAAGAGGGCGATCTCCGCCTTGGCGTGCCGCTCGCGGAAAGACTGCAGCCGCTGGTAGCGCTCGTTCAGTCTCGATTTGATTATCGCCATCGGGGGGCCGCCTCTCCGCGGACGACATCTGCCGCCGGCTCCGGCGCCGGGAACGGCTGGGCCCGGGGCGCGTCGTCCGGTAATCGGCCCCTACGGGCCACAATTTAATGCCGGAATCACCCCGGATCCAGGTTGACGGACGAGCCGGTACCTCTTCAGCCGCATGGAAGGCCGGCATGACGGCGGAACACGATCCCAAGCTGGAAGGAGCGCTGAGGCCCTAGAACGTGGCGCAACGGAAGGATAAGCTGGATTTCAGGGTCCGATAGGAAATGTTTGAATCACAGGGTCTTGAGCAGCGTGGACTGGGAAGGATGCGCAGGGCTCCCGGGTTCGCCTCTTGTCTCGCTGCAAGTCCAAGTCTATACTTCCGGCGCCAACAGTTTCTCAACAACCTGGACGGCGGCCGGTAACGCGCTGCCGAATCCATCTTCCCCCCCGGAGGTGCTCATGCGGAGAAACCACTGGATCGGCCTCCTGACCGTGGCGTGCTTTGCCGCGTTCATCGGAAGCCTCGCCCTGGCCGGCGGACACGGCTGCACGATGAAGGCGGAGGATTGCGCCAAGGAGATGACGACCTACTTCAAGACCCACGGCTGGCTCGGCGTCGAGAAGGACCACAACGAGGACGGGACGTTGACGGTGACGAAGATCGCTCCGGGAGGACCCGCGGAGAAGGCAGGGTTCCAGGTGGGCGATCGGATCGTCTCGATCAACGGCGTGGCCCTCCCCTCGGGCAATGAAGAAAAGCTGAAGGCCCTGAAGGAGGGGATGAAGATCGGGGACACCGTGACCTACGAGGTCAGCCGGAACGGCCAGAACGTCACGCTGCAGGCCGGCCTCACGAAGATCCCCGACGATGCGCTGGCCGCGATGATCGAAAAGCACCAGAAGGAGGAGCACCAAGTCGCGCGAAAGTAGCCGAGACGCGCAAGGATCCGCGAGACGGCCGGGAGAGTTTTCCCCGGCCGTTCGTGTATTGCTCAATGAAGCGGGTCCGGCATACGTTGGTGACTTCACCCCCCTGAGCATGAGAGGCGGTCGAATCCAGGGTCTTGAACCAAGCGATGAGCGGAAAGGAGGGACTGCATGACCAAGATGCGCGGATTCCTCGGATTGCTGGCGGTCATGGCGATAGTGGGAGCCATCGGTGCGGCAGGTATCACGAGGGCCGCCGACCGAACCCAGGAAGCAAAGGCAGCCATTGAAAAGGTGAATGTCGCCTTCACCCGGGCGTTCGAGCGCGGCGACGCGGCAGCCCTCGCGGAGATGTACACGGTCGATGCCATCGTGTTCCCGCCAGACAAGGAAATGATCAAGGGTCGTGACGCAATCGGGGAGTTTTGGAAAGCGACACGGGATGGCGGGGTCACCAGCGCAACGCTGACGACGCTCGACGTTGGCAGAAGCGGTGATCTTGCTTATGAGGTCGGGACCGCTTCTCTGACGATCCAATCCACCGGCAGGGAGCCGACTACGGCCAACGCCAAGTACGTGGTGGTGTGGAAGCGAGCTGCGGGTTCATGGAAGCTGCATCGTGACATCTGGAACGGTCTTCCAGAACCAAAGTGACC is a window from the Candidatus Polarisedimenticolia bacterium genome containing:
- a CDS encoding PDZ domain-containing protein; this encodes MRRNHWIGLLTVACFAAFIGSLALAGGHGCTMKAEDCAKEMTTYFKTHGWLGVEKDHNEDGTLTVTKIAPGGPAEKAGFQVGDRIVSINGVALPSGNEEKLKALKEGMKIGDTVTYEVSRNGQNVTLQAGLTKIPDDALAAMIEKHQKEEHQVARK
- a CDS encoding SgcJ/EcaC family oxidoreductase; its protein translation is MTKMRGFLGLLAVMAIVGAIGAAGITRAADRTQEAKAAIEKVNVAFTRAFERGDAAALAEMYTVDAIVFPPDKEMIKGRDAIGEFWKATRDGGVTSATLTTLDVGRSGDLAYEVGTASLTIQSTGREPTTANAKYVVVWKRAAGSWKLHRDIWNGLPEPK
- a CDS encoding DUF2914 domain-containing protein, which produces MAIIKSRLNERYQRLQSFRERHAKAEIALFFAAGFLFDILTLSRIDDLFTLVQQGLYLVVLAWLMLLDERYRAGVASPPPMLEKAWRFSEDVIHFLFGSLLSSFTLFYLKSTSEISSLLFLSFICALLVANELPGFRKRGPIIRFALLSLCATSYCALLLPILSGFLSKWLFVASVALSCAAGTWLVRLLIRWTGDSRSVLRRVAAPAVGMQALLVVAYFAGAIPPVPLSVQYIGIYHEIVPPGRAAEAAPSQAATLAGRAPAGRTYQLKHLRPWWKVWHHGDQDFAARPGDLVYCFARIFAPNRFRDVVFMHWWLEGPNGKWLEQGRTPLTVTGGRGEGFRAFATKKNYRPGRWRVEIELEDGRDMGVIHFNLRDDPSAGERTFAVDRL
- a CDS encoding CPXCG motif-containing cysteine-rich protein produces the protein MKNEDDDIRNVDPGALSTDFVFDTEAEVACPYCGERVLLGLDPGGGTTQEYVEDCQVCCRPWRVRVSYGETGAAEVRVEQAQ
- a CDS encoding helix-turn-helix transcriptional regulator; its protein translation is MDVNKDLVAASATPLVLAILAEGDSYGYAIIKRVAELSGGRLQWTDGMLYPVLHRLERQGYVAAKWSAAENGRRRKYYRITKEGRAQLAAQRQQWKAVDGTLRGIWMKARTA